One Xenopus tropicalis strain Nigerian chromosome 8, UCB_Xtro_10.0, whole genome shotgun sequence genomic window carries:
- the LOC100497446 gene encoding zinc-alpha-2-glycoprotein produces the protein MAGILPLVFLIFSLGTSVVYSGSHTLRFYITKLTAPYPGLPEYMHMAYVDDLRFARYNNEINRCEFWIPALGTLYERMTMQKNYMHNFEISHNQKTKLLTDLYNKTSGKDAIHVYQTKAACEMHEDGTITAYQEVAFDGKELIAYDYQTETFIPTTPEAQTVAQIWNENYVKLEKVFLENYCTHRLSTYLPAIASDLEKLVPPKVKVSSSESESGTKLHCRVYGFYPRDVEVKWIKNGRDEIHSEEAAQILPNPDGTYQIRVSVGVTPEGGATYSCHIDHSSLEKTLVVPFEYNNRSILYIIIPICGALLLLMIGLGLFLFRKRKKDPNGSYQSGSTETDIEN, from the exons GGAGCCACACGTTGAGGTTTTACATAACTAAGCTCACAGCTCCGTACCCCGGGCTCCCGGAGTATATGCACATGGCGTATGTGGACGATCTGCGCTTTGCCCGCTACAACAATGAGATCAATCGCTGTGAGTTCTGGATCCCAGCGCTGGGCACCCTGTATGAACGCATGACCATGCAGAAGAATTACATGCACAATTTTGAGATTTCCCATAATCAGAAAACTAAATTATTAACTGATCTTTATAACAAGACGTCTG GTAAGGATGCCATTCATGTTTACCAGACAAAGGCTGCCTGTGAGATGCATGAAGATGGAACCATTACTGCATATCAGGAGGTGGCATTTGATGGGAAGGAGCTGATAGCCTATGATTATCAGACGGAAACTTTTATCCCTACAACACCAGAGGCTCAAACTGTCGCCCAGATTTGGAATGAAAATTATGTTAAGTTAGAAAAGGTTTTCCTGGAAAACTACTGCACTCATCGTTTATCGACGTATCTCCCTGCAATAGCAAGCGATCTGGAGAAATTAG TTCCCCCCAAAGTGAAGGTTTCCAGCTCAGAGTCAGAGAGCGGCACCAAACTGCACTGCCGGGTGTATGGGTTCTACCCCCGAGATGTGGAAGTGAAGTGGATAAAGAATGGGAGAGATGAGATTCACTCAGAGGAGGCAGCACAGATCCTGCCAAACCCTGATGGCACCTATCAGATCAGAGTCAGTGTGGGGGTAACACCAGAGGGGGGCGCCACTTACTCCTGCCATATAGATCACAGCAGCTTGGAGAAGACACTGGTTGTTCCCTTTG AATACAACAATAGGAGCATTTTGTACATCATCATCCCCATATGTGGGGCACTGCTCCTCCTTATGATTGGCCTGGGGCTATTTCTAttcagaaagagaaaaaaag ACCCCAATGGCAGCTATCAGAGTGGGAGCACGGAGACAGACATTGAAAATTGA